Proteins from one Gemmatimonadaceae bacterium genomic window:
- a CDS encoding efflux RND transporter periplasmic adaptor subunit, translating to MPRVTSTPVRVAVLALATGSLIACGATKDAPRTVAPVVTAGTPLTLRDTTITATFDASGVAEPMQQATVSTKLMGTVTAVRVHEGDLVSAGQTLVEIDARDLAAKANQVAASIADAEAMQKEAATHASRFRALYADSAATKAQFDAAETGLARAEAGVRAAKAGAAEFEAMRSYATVRAPFAGQVTMRLADPGTFAAPGAPLVTIQDDASLRLSVSAPADAAKGLTRGRQLRATIDGTEVTATVEGVVPAGAGNLFTVNATVANPKHSYRAGSAAVVHLPLGSKTGLMVPTTALVRDGDLVGVIVRKNGTDDRRWVRIGVTTATHAEVLSGLAAGDVIVVPASAKQPGA from the coding sequence ATGCCTCGTGTTACCTCGACCCCGGTTCGTGTGGCAGTGCTCGCGCTCGCCACCGGTTCACTCATCGCCTGCGGCGCCACGAAAGACGCGCCACGCACGGTGGCGCCGGTGGTCACCGCCGGCACGCCGCTCACCCTGCGTGACACCACCATCACCGCCACCTTCGATGCGAGCGGTGTCGCCGAGCCGATGCAGCAGGCCACGGTGAGCACCAAACTCATGGGCACGGTGACCGCCGTGCGCGTGCACGAAGGTGACCTGGTGAGCGCCGGTCAGACGCTCGTCGAGATCGACGCCCGCGATCTCGCCGCCAAGGCCAATCAGGTGGCGGCGTCCATCGCCGACGCCGAAGCGATGCAGAAGGAGGCCGCCACCCACGCATCGCGCTTCCGGGCACTCTACGCCGACAGCGCCGCCACCAAGGCCCAATTCGACGCCGCCGAGACCGGTCTGGCGCGCGCCGAGGCGGGCGTGCGCGCAGCCAAGGCGGGAGCGGCGGAATTCGAGGCCATGCGCAGCTATGCGACGGTGCGCGCCCCGTTCGCAGGACAGGTGACCATGCGCCTGGCCGATCCGGGGACATTCGCGGCGCCCGGCGCCCCGTTGGTGACGATCCAGGACGACGCCTCGCTGCGCCTGAGCGTCTCCGCCCCCGCCGATGCGGCCAAGGGCCTCACGCGCGGACGCCAGCTCCGCGCAACCATCGATGGCACGGAGGTCACCGCCACCGTGGAAGGCGTGGTGCCGGCGGGCGCCGGGAACCTGTTCACCGTGAACGCCACCGTCGCCAATCCCAAGCACAGCTATCGCGCCGGCAGCGCCGCCGTGGTGCACCTGCCGCTCGGCAGCAAGACCGGGCTGATGGTCCCGACGACCGCGCTCGTGCGCGACGGCGATCTCGTGGGCGTCATCGTGCGCAAGAATGGCACGGATGATCGCCGCTGGGTGCGGATCGGCGTGACGACGGCGACGCACGCCGAGGTCCTCAGCGGCCTCGCGGCGGGTGATGTGATCGTGGTGCCGGCGAGCGCGAAGCAGCCCGGAGCCTGA
- a CDS encoding efflux RND transporter permease subunit, translated as MSEHKPSWGISGRVARAFLNSKLTPLVTVASLAVGLLGIMATPREEEPQISVPMIDVIVAMPGASPAEAENLLARPVEQRMLELPGVDHVYTMSGDGYAMVTVRFKVGEDQERSVTRVQSKLAGAMDQAPAGVIGPVVKAHSIDDVPVLALTLHAKDTDANMLRQLAVHLEDEIRTVPEVAETFVTGGSPRQIRVTLDAARLAASGVTPGEVAMALKGANARLLAGELTQQNQTVQIGVGAPLTNAREVGSVVVGVRRGSPVYLRGVADVRDEYGDVTSYVSHRAGTGASEQAVTIAVAKRKGANATVVTHAVLERVNEAKGALLPASVQLDVTRDYGETAGEKARELILHLFIATISVTVLIGIFLGWREALVVLVAVPVTLALTLFVYYALGYTLNRITLFALIFSIGILVDDAIVVVENIYRHLSMGNRPAEIAAIDAVDEVGNPTILATFTVIAAIVPMAFVSGLMGPYMRPIPVGASVAMLASLAVAFIVTPYLAYRLLKGHVGAPHGSIQHPPEEGSPLDTRYHRLMRPLIEQKGTRYTFYGVVVALLVGSVSLIGFKAVQVKMLPFDNKSEFQVVLDFPEGTALETSNRAAQEIAAYLGTVPEVVSTQVYAGTAAPFNFNGLVRHYFMRSGAHVADVQVNLKPKGERDRQSHAIAVAVRPGVDSIARLFKASAKVAEIPPGPPVLSTLVAEVYAANDSARLAAAAAVKQVFESTPGVVDVDWTVEAPQQKRSFHVDRVRAAESGANVEQITQTLYLALSGAPAGLASSPTALEGVAIVPRLPIEQRSSVEALLALPIATMQGPQPLGRFVTVTDGVRDGSRIRKDLRPAIYVTGDVAREIESPVYAILDMNRRIGAIQVNGASVGIYNAVQPASLRETAIKWDGEWQVTIEVFRDLGLAFAIVLVLIYVLVVGWFQSFTIPLVIMAPIPLTLIGILPGHAIGGAFFTATSMIGMIALAGIIVRNSILLVDFIQLEEARGRSLVDAVLEAGAVRFRPIALTAAAVVVGGLVMVLDPIFQGLAVALMSGAVVATLLTMVVVPLLYWELRKNAPATALPETSHVS; from the coding sequence ATGTCCGAGCACAAGCCCTCCTGGGGCATCTCCGGGCGCGTGGCGCGCGCCTTCCTCAACTCCAAGCTCACGCCGCTCGTCACCGTCGCGTCGCTCGCCGTGGGTCTCCTCGGCATCATGGCGACGCCGCGGGAAGAGGAGCCGCAGATCTCGGTACCGATGATCGACGTGATCGTCGCCATGCCGGGCGCATCGCCGGCGGAAGCCGAGAACCTGCTGGCGCGCCCGGTAGAGCAGCGCATGCTCGAACTGCCCGGCGTGGACCACGTGTACACGATGAGCGGCGACGGCTACGCCATGGTCACGGTGCGCTTCAAGGTCGGTGAGGACCAGGAGCGTAGCGTCACCCGCGTGCAGAGCAAGCTCGCCGGCGCGATGGACCAGGCGCCGGCCGGGGTGATCGGCCCGGTGGTCAAGGCACATTCGATCGACGACGTGCCGGTGCTGGCGCTCACGCTCCACGCCAAGGACACGGACGCGAATATGCTCCGCCAGCTCGCCGTGCATCTCGAGGACGAGATCCGCACGGTGCCCGAGGTGGCGGAGACGTTCGTGACCGGCGGTTCACCGCGGCAGATCCGCGTCACGCTCGATGCGGCGCGCCTCGCGGCGAGCGGCGTCACGCCCGGTGAAGTGGCGATGGCGCTCAAAGGGGCCAATGCACGGCTGCTGGCCGGTGAGCTCACGCAGCAGAACCAGACCGTGCAGATCGGCGTGGGCGCACCGCTCACGAACGCCCGCGAGGTGGGCAGCGTGGTGGTGGGCGTACGCCGCGGCTCGCCGGTGTATCTGCGCGGCGTGGCCGACGTGCGCGACGAGTATGGCGATGTGACCAGCTACGTGTCGCATCGCGCCGGCACCGGCGCGTCCGAACAGGCGGTCACGATTGCGGTCGCCAAGCGGAAGGGCGCCAACGCCACCGTGGTCACCCACGCCGTGCTCGAGCGCGTGAACGAGGCCAAGGGCGCCCTGCTGCCAGCGAGCGTGCAGCTCGACGTCACACGCGACTACGGCGAGACGGCCGGCGAAAAGGCGCGGGAGCTCATCCTGCACCTGTTCATCGCCACGATCAGCGTCACCGTGCTCATCGGGATCTTCCTGGGGTGGCGCGAAGCGCTCGTGGTGCTGGTAGCCGTGCCGGTCACGCTCGCGCTCACGCTGTTCGTGTACTACGCGCTCGGCTACACGCTCAACCGCATCACGCTCTTTGCGCTGATCTTCTCGATCGGCATTCTGGTGGACGATGCGATCGTGGTGGTGGAGAACATCTACCGCCACCTGAGCATGGGGAACCGGCCGGCCGAGATCGCGGCGATCGACGCCGTGGACGAAGTGGGCAACCCGACCATTCTGGCCACGTTCACCGTGATCGCGGCCATCGTGCCGATGGCGTTTGTGAGTGGGCTCATGGGCCCCTACATGCGACCCATCCCGGTGGGCGCGTCGGTCGCCATGCTGGCGTCGCTCGCCGTCGCGTTCATCGTAACGCCATATCTGGCCTATCGCCTGCTCAAGGGGCATGTCGGCGCACCGCACGGCTCCATTCAGCATCCGCCCGAGGAGGGAAGCCCGCTCGACACGCGCTATCACCGCCTCATGCGCCCGCTCATCGAACAGAAGGGCACGCGGTACACGTTCTACGGCGTCGTCGTGGCGCTTCTGGTGGGGAGCGTGAGCCTGATCGGCTTCAAGGCAGTGCAGGTCAAGATGCTCCCGTTCGACAACAAGAGTGAGTTCCAGGTGGTCCTCGACTTCCCGGAAGGCACGGCCCTCGAAACGTCGAACCGCGCGGCGCAGGAGATCGCGGCGTATCTCGGCACGGTGCCGGAGGTCGTGAGCACGCAGGTGTATGCCGGTACTGCCGCCCCGTTCAACTTCAACGGGCTCGTGCGCCACTACTTCATGCGCAGCGGCGCGCACGTGGCCGATGTGCAGGTGAACCTCAAGCCCAAGGGGGAGCGCGACCGGCAGAGCCACGCCATTGCCGTGGCCGTACGACCGGGCGTGGACTCCATCGCTCGCCTCTTCAAGGCCTCGGCCAAGGTGGCCGAAATTCCACCGGGGCCGCCGGTGCTCTCCACGCTCGTGGCCGAGGTGTACGCCGCGAACGACTCGGCGCGGCTCGCCGCCGCGGCGGCGGTGAAGCAGGTGTTCGAAAGCACGCCAGGCGTGGTGGACGTGGACTGGACCGTCGAGGCGCCGCAGCAGAAGCGGAGCTTCCATGTGGACCGCGTGCGCGCCGCCGAAAGTGGCGCGAACGTCGAGCAGATCACGCAGACGCTGTACCTGGCGCTGTCGGGCGCGCCGGCGGGCTTGGCGAGTTCACCGACGGCGCTCGAAGGCGTGGCGATCGTGCCGCGGCTGCCCATCGAACAGCGCTCGAGTGTGGAGGCGCTGCTCGCGCTCCCCATCGCCACGATGCAGGGGCCGCAGCCACTCGGCCGCTTCGTGACCGTGACCGATGGCGTGCGCGATGGCAGCCGCATTCGCAAGGATTTGCGCCCGGCGATCTACGTGACCGGTGACGTGGCGCGGGAGATCGAAAGCCCGGTGTATGCCATTCTCGACATGAACCGCCGCATCGGGGCCATTCAGGTGAACGGCGCCTCGGTGGGCATCTACAACGCGGTGCAGCCCGCGTCGCTGCGCGAAACGGCTATCAAGTGGGATGGCGAATGGCAGGTCACGATCGAGGTGTTCCGCGATCTCGGGCTCGCCTTCGCCATCGTGCTGGTGCTGATCTACGTGCTGGTGGTGGGGTGGTTCCAGAGCTTCACGATTCCGCTGGTGATCATGGCGCCCATTCCGCTCACGCTCATCGGCATTCTGCCGGGCCACGCCATCGGCGGCGCCTTCTTCACGGCGACGAGCATGATCGGCATGATCGCGCTGGCCGGCATCATCGTGCGCAACTCGATCCTGCTGGTGGACTTTATCCAGCTCGAGGAGGCGCGCGGGCGCTCGCTGGTGGACGCCGTGCTGGAAGCCGGCGCGGTGCGCTTCCGCCCCATCGCTCTCACGGCGGCGGCCGTGGTGGTGGGCGGGTTGGTGATGGTGCTCGACCCGATCTTCCAGGGCCTGGCGGTGGCCCTCATGAGCGGCGCCGTGGTGGCGACGCTCCTCACGATGGTGGTGGTGCCGCTGCTCTACTGGGAGCTGCGCAAGAACGCACCGGCCACTGCGCTTCCGGAGACCTCCCATGTGTCCTGA
- a CDS encoding DUF2892 domain-containing protein has protein sequence MCPDGIIRRFAGVFILLSVLLGTFVSPLWYYFTAFVGLNLLQSSFTNFCPLEKILGAARLFGCRVGSSASR, from the coding sequence ATGTGTCCTGACGGCATCATTCGCCGCTTTGCCGGCGTCTTCATTCTGCTCTCGGTGCTCCTCGGCACCTTCGTCTCGCCGCTTTGGTATTACTTCACAGCGTTCGTGGGCCTCAATCTCCTGCAGTCGAGCTTCACGAACTTCTGTCCGCTCGAAAAGATCCTCGGCGCGGCGCGCCTGTTCGGCTGCCGCGTCGGCTCCTCCGCCAGTCGCTGA
- the trxA gene encoding thioredoxin, whose product MTTTASKSAVLPCPACGKLNRVDLSKATAPGAAGATCGTCKAPLVLDAPVTLTDANFDTVVGKSTVPVMIDFYADWCGPCKMMAPVFADFARRQRGQVLVAKVDTDANPNVSMRFDIRSIPTLTVMHGGREVQRQVGAVPMAALERMVAGL is encoded by the coding sequence ATGACCACCACTGCTTCGAAGTCCGCCGTGCTTCCCTGCCCCGCCTGCGGGAAGCTCAATCGCGTCGACCTGAGCAAGGCCACCGCCCCCGGTGCCGCGGGCGCCACCTGCGGCACCTGTAAGGCGCCGCTGGTGCTCGACGCGCCGGTGACGCTCACCGACGCGAACTTCGATACCGTGGTGGGCAAGAGCACCGTGCCGGTGATGATCGACTTCTACGCCGACTGGTGCGGTCCCTGCAAGATGATGGCGCCGGTCTTTGCCGACTTCGCCCGGCGCCAGCGCGGGCAGGTTCTGGTGGCGAAGGTGGACACGGATGCCAACCCGAACGTGTCCATGCGCTTCGACATTCGGAGCATTCCCACCCTCACCGTCATGCACGGGGGCCGCGAGGTGCAGCGGCAGGTGGGCGCGGTGCCGATGGCGGCGTTGGAGCGAATGGTGGCTGGCCTCTAG
- a CDS encoding metalloregulator ArsR/SmtB family transcription factor yields MAAKKMSPELLELVADRFKALGDRARLSLLQELRNGPRTVNELVEATQMGQANVSRHLATLFANGLVARERDGVYVRYELADKDVLKLCELVCGRLDSELNERKKIVAGR; encoded by the coding sequence ATGGCCGCCAAGAAGATGAGTCCCGAGCTGTTGGAGCTGGTCGCCGACCGCTTCAAGGCGCTGGGTGATCGCGCCCGCCTCAGCCTCCTGCAGGAGCTCCGCAACGGCCCGCGCACGGTGAACGAACTCGTCGAAGCCACCCAGATGGGGCAGGCGAACGTCTCGCGCCACCTCGCCACGCTCTTTGCGAACGGGCTGGTGGCGCGGGAACGGGACGGCGTGTACGTGCGCTATGAGCTAGCTGACAAGGATGTGCTCAAGCTGTGTGAGCTGGTGTGCGGGCGGCTCGACTCCGAACTCAACGAGCGCAAGAAGATCGTAGCTGGTCGCTAG
- a CDS encoding OsmC family protein — MIRNGSAVWNGTIREGNGTLTTPSTVLNNTPYSFKLRFENEDGLAGTNPEELIAAAHAGCFSMAFSGQLTNNNFTPTSITTNAALTMEKTDAGFTITKIHLTVNAVVPGITEEKFQELAGNAKAGCPVSRVLNAEITMTATLGA; from the coding sequence ATGATCCGCAACGGTTCGGCCGTCTGGAACGGCACGATTCGCGAAGGCAACGGCACGCTCACGACGCCGAGCACGGTCCTCAACAACACCCCGTACTCGTTCAAGCTCCGCTTCGAGAACGAAGACGGCCTGGCGGGCACGAACCCCGAAGAGCTCATCGCCGCCGCGCACGCCGGCTGCTTCTCTATGGCGTTCTCGGGTCAGCTGACGAACAACAACTTCACGCCGACGTCGATCACCACGAACGCCGCGCTGACGATGGAAAAGACGGACGCCGGCTTCACGATCACGAAGATCCACCTCACGGTGAACGCCGTGGTGCCCGGGATCACGGAAGAGAAGTTCCAGGAGCTGGCCGGCAACGCGAAGGCGGGGTGCCCGGTGAGCCGCGTGCTCAACGCGGAGATCACGATGACGGCGACCCTCGGCGCGTAA
- a CDS encoding amidohydrolase family protein gives MRLLVPALALLPLLPAAPLPAQSPAPASRPTVIRAARILDGTGAVLTNRDIVVSGGRIQAIKPSAGPLPAGGIDVGPRTLLPGMIDTHVHLGWYLNTQERLHQDGDGDTPGVSALAHAGNAWATLHAGFTTVQSIGEADNAPLRDAINRGVLPGPRVLTSLGSLNERTKGGSPDSLRAAVRRFKQAGADVIKIFASKSIRDGGEATMTPEQLTAACGEAKALGLRSVVHAHSAEAVQRAANAGCTQVEHGVFADDATRAALVKNGTWFDPQCGLVFHNYLDHKPWFDGIGNYNAVGFASMEKAIPLAEAGIGAASRTKGLKLVFGTDAVAGAHGRNAEELVCRVRRGGQNAMDAIVSATSRAAESMNLGKDVGRIATGYAADLIATDGDPSREIEATLRVSFVMKGGTVYRNDGVAMPRTGRKP, from the coding sequence ATGCGCCTGCTCGTCCCTGCTCTCGCCCTGCTGCCGCTCCTTCCGGCGGCCCCCCTGCCTGCGCAATCGCCCGCCCCGGCGTCGCGCCCCACCGTCATCCGCGCGGCCCGCATTCTCGACGGCACCGGGGCGGTCCTCACCAACCGCGACATTGTCGTGTCCGGCGGGCGCATCCAGGCCATCAAGCCGTCCGCCGGCCCACTCCCCGCGGGCGGGATCGACGTGGGGCCGCGCACGCTGCTCCCCGGCATGATCGACACCCACGTGCACCTCGGCTGGTACCTCAACACCCAGGAGCGCCTGCACCAGGATGGCGATGGCGACACACCCGGTGTGAGCGCGCTCGCGCATGCCGGCAACGCGTGGGCGACCCTGCACGCCGGCTTTACGACCGTGCAGAGCATCGGCGAGGCCGACAACGCACCGCTGCGCGATGCGATCAATCGCGGCGTGCTGCCGGGCCCGCGCGTGCTCACCTCGCTGGGGTCGCTCAACGAACGCACCAAGGGCGGATCGCCCGACTCCCTCCGCGCGGCGGTGCGGCGCTTCAAGCAGGCCGGCGCCGACGTGATCAAGATCTTCGCCTCCAAGTCCATCCGCGACGGCGGTGAGGCCACTATGACCCCCGAGCAGCTCACCGCCGCCTGCGGCGAAGCGAAGGCGCTGGGGCTGCGCTCGGTGGTGCACGCGCACTCCGCCGAGGCGGTGCAGCGCGCCGCGAACGCGGGGTGCACGCAGGTGGAACATGGTGTCTTTGCCGATGACGCCACGCGCGCCGCGCTCGTGAAGAACGGCACCTGGTTTGATCCGCAATGCGGCTTGGTGTTCCACAACTACCTCGATCACAAGCCGTGGTTCGATGGCATCGGCAACTATAACGCGGTGGGTTTTGCCTCCATGGAGAAGGCCATCCCGCTCGCCGAAGCCGGCATTGGCGCGGCGTCGCGGACCAAGGGGCTCAAGCTGGTTTTCGGGACCGATGCCGTGGCGGGCGCGCACGGGCGCAACGCCGAAGAGCTGGTGTGCCGCGTGCGACGGGGTGGACAGAATGCGATGGACGCTATCGTGAGCGCCACGAGCCGCGCCGCTGAGTCCATGAACCTCGGCAAGGACGTCGGTCGCATTGCGACCGGCTACGCGGCCGACCTCATCGCCACCGACGGCGATCCGAGCCGGGAGATCGAGGCCACCCTGCGCGTGTCCTTCGTGATGAAGGGCGGCACGGTGTATCGCAACGATGGCGTCGCGATGCCACGCACGGGGCGCAAGCCGTGA
- a CDS encoding gluconate 2-dehydrogenase subunit 3 family protein, whose product MSAPQKGRREFLKTAGVLTVGAAAVGSATACHVADPKTAEVEDTNVRVLGFDRALLDAVATAVLPESLGVTGITGATDRFVAWVDGYDPVAEEMHGYGYSDIRYLPADPAPAWRAQLTGLDVLARRTHHQRFVQLSVEARREVIAAALRDANGERLPNPLGARHVVLALLAHWAASPDAWNRALGVQVSPNSCRKLDEAPRKPLPIAGATA is encoded by the coding sequence GTGAGCGCGCCGCAGAAAGGGCGTCGCGAGTTCCTCAAGACCGCCGGCGTCCTCACCGTCGGGGCGGCGGCCGTTGGCAGCGCGACCGCGTGTCATGTCGCAGACCCGAAGACGGCCGAGGTCGAGGACACCAACGTCCGTGTCCTCGGTTTCGATCGCGCCTTGCTCGACGCCGTCGCCACGGCGGTGCTGCCGGAGTCCCTTGGCGTCACCGGCATCACGGGGGCGACGGATCGCTTCGTGGCGTGGGTCGATGGCTACGATCCCGTCGCGGAGGAGATGCACGGCTACGGCTACAGCGACATCCGCTACCTCCCCGCCGATCCGGCGCCGGCGTGGCGCGCGCAGCTCACCGGGCTCGACGTGCTCGCGCGGCGCACGCATCACCAGCGCTTCGTGCAGCTCTCCGTGGAGGCGCGGCGCGAGGTGATTGCCGCGGCGCTGCGCGACGCGAATGGCGAGCGTCTCCCCAATCCGCTCGGCGCCCGCCACGTGGTGCTCGCGCTGCTGGCGCACTGGGCCGCGAGCCCGGATGCGTGGAACCGCGCGCTCGGCGTGCAGGTGTCGCCCAACAGCTGCCGCAAGCTGGACGAGGCGCCGCGCAAGCCACTCCCCATCGCGGGGGCCACCGCATGA
- a CDS encoding GMC family oxidoreductase: MIIQSSDAPTVHETDICIVGSGITAALMAAHLAENTKQRITVVEAGKPTTPFAQRTQARERYLAYGESPWKQDHLDDQNAYGTTWGFSPSMNVGGLAMHWGGVSPRYSPEDFRTKSMFGVGTDWPFTYDDLDPFYQEAEERMGVAGEQGPVALDPRGKPYPLPALPVNYNLAQLQQWATKQEIATWSTPSAKLSVARDGRAQCQRCDTCYPVCPTGAKYSPDFTWDALEAAKRITLLTEHLVRRLDADPKTGRITRATGNRTDASGAAFEVRAKTFVLAAGFVWSPHLLLLSRSDAFPNGLANRSGLVGKYLAGHRNINAYLRLPLELYPGMNVQHSLVSKQFMRPGKQSRYLRHDLRIWESSVGREPRLRGDDGAMLFGDALLKDWQGRAKGATARVRAYYDVLPDIDSKLVLNDARKNRFGDPMPQVSFKDAPESAALKEWQEEELRNLFRRMAKAGGGEILRMENSNNDLGQEHPAGGCRMGTDPMHSVVNGEGRAHDHENLWVAGAPSQPSASCCNGTLTFVAVGLRTAAAIARG; encoded by the coding sequence ATGATCATCCAGTCGAGCGACGCCCCCACGGTGCACGAGACGGATATCTGCATTGTCGGCAGTGGCATCACCGCCGCCCTGATGGCGGCGCATCTGGCGGAGAACACCAAGCAGCGCATCACGGTCGTGGAGGCCGGCAAGCCCACCACGCCGTTCGCGCAGCGCACGCAGGCGCGCGAGCGCTACCTCGCGTACGGCGAGAGCCCGTGGAAGCAGGACCACCTCGACGATCAGAACGCCTACGGCACCACGTGGGGCTTCTCCCCCAGCATGAACGTGGGTGGGCTGGCGATGCATTGGGGCGGCGTGTCGCCGCGCTATTCACCAGAAGACTTCCGCACGAAGTCGATGTTTGGCGTGGGCACCGACTGGCCTTTCACGTACGACGACCTCGATCCGTTCTATCAGGAAGCCGAGGAGCGCATGGGCGTGGCCGGTGAACAGGGGCCGGTCGCGCTCGACCCGCGGGGCAAACCGTATCCGCTGCCCGCTCTGCCCGTCAACTACAACCTCGCGCAGTTGCAGCAGTGGGCCACCAAGCAGGAGATCGCCACGTGGAGCACGCCCAGCGCCAAGCTGAGCGTGGCTCGCGACGGCCGCGCGCAGTGCCAGCGGTGCGATACTTGCTACCCGGTGTGCCCCACCGGCGCCAAGTACTCCCCCGACTTCACGTGGGACGCGCTCGAAGCGGCCAAGCGCATTACGCTGCTCACCGAGCATCTAGTACGGCGTCTCGACGCCGACCCCAAGACCGGGCGCATCACCCGTGCGACCGGCAATCGCACCGATGCCAGCGGTGCGGCCTTTGAGGTGCGCGCCAAGACGTTCGTGCTCGCCGCCGGCTTCGTGTGGAGCCCGCACTTGCTGCTGCTCTCGCGCAGTGACGCGTTCCCCAACGGTCTCGCGAACCGCAGTGGCCTGGTGGGCAAGTATCTCGCGGGGCATCGCAACATCAACGCGTACCTGCGCCTGCCGCTCGAGCTCTACCCCGGCATGAACGTGCAGCACTCGCTCGTCTCCAAGCAGTTCATGCGCCCGGGGAAGCAGAGCCGCTATCTGCGCCACGACCTCCGGATCTGGGAGTCGAGCGTGGGGCGCGAACCGCGTCTGCGTGGCGATGATGGGGCGATGCTCTTTGGCGACGCGCTGCTCAAGGACTGGCAGGGGCGCGCCAAGGGCGCGACGGCGCGCGTGCGCGCCTACTACGACGTGCTCCCCGACATCGACAGCAAGCTGGTGCTCAACGATGCGCGCAAAAACCGTTTCGGCGATCCGATGCCGCAGGTGAGTTTCAAGGATGCGCCGGAAAGCGCCGCGCTCAAGGAGTGGCAGGAGGAGGAGCTGCGCAATCTCTTCCGTCGCATGGCCAAGGCCGGCGGCGGCGAGATCCTGCGCATGGAGAACAGCAACAACGACCTCGGTCAGGAGCACCCGGCCGGCGGCTGCCGTATGGGCACCGACCCGATGCACAGTGTGGTGAACGGCGAGGGACGCGCGCACGACCACGAGAACCTGTGGGTGGCGGGGGCGCCTTCGCAGCCGAGCGCGTCGTGCTGCAATGGCACACTGACGTTCGTGGCAGTGGGGTTGCGCACGGCCGCAGCGATTGCTCGGGGCTGA
- a CDS encoding helix-turn-helix domain-containing protein, protein MSVELDAYIIDTLMADLVGHDRQPSAFLVYLLLYRRTTAMGRSQLRVPLGELAESTGLSKRTVQNALSWLQRRKLVTATRASPTDVPAYRVHTPWKRGSATAGVNL, encoded by the coding sequence ATGAGCGTGGAGCTGGACGCGTACATCATCGACACCCTGATGGCCGATCTGGTGGGGCATGACCGCCAGCCGTCGGCCTTTCTGGTGTATCTGCTGCTCTACCGCCGCACGACCGCCATGGGCAGATCCCAGCTGCGCGTGCCACTCGGCGAACTGGCCGAGTCCACCGGTCTGAGCAAACGCACCGTGCAGAACGCGCTCAGCTGGCTCCAGCGCCGCAAGCTCGTGACGGCGACGCGCGCCTCACCCACCGATGTGCCGGCGTATCGGGTGCATACGCCATGGAAGCGTGGTAGCGCCACTGCAGGTGTGAACCTGTGA
- a CDS encoding VOC family protein, which yields MIKRVKFVSIPVHDQDRALAFYTEKLGFKVATDAPFGPGMRWIELRIPRADTGVVLFTAPGQEAWIGQFMNISFQCDDVFATAAALKAAGVEMVQDAKAESWGTSAIFKDSEGNQFVLSTG from the coding sequence ATGATCAAGCGCGTCAAGTTCGTCAGCATTCCCGTCCACGATCAGGACCGGGCGCTCGCCTTCTACACCGAGAAGCTGGGCTTCAAGGTCGCCACTGATGCCCCGTTCGGCCCCGGCATGCGTTGGATCGAACTGCGCATTCCACGGGCCGACACCGGCGTGGTGCTCTTTACCGCTCCCGGCCAGGAGGCGTGGATCGGACAGTTCATGAACATCTCGTTCCAGTGCGACGACGTGTTCGCGACTGCCGCAGCCCTGAAGGCGGCCGGCGTCGAGATGGTCCAGGACGCCAAGGCCGAATCCTGGGGGACGTCCGCCATTTTCAAGGACAGCGAGGGGAATCAGTTCGTCCTCAGCACTGGCTGA